One part of the Podarcis muralis chromosome 3, rPodMur119.hap1.1, whole genome shotgun sequence genome encodes these proteins:
- the LOC144327259 gene encoding uncharacterized protein LOC144327259, with protein MATDNSFSPFNPASGDWEAYASRFTFLLEAKGVTDEEDAKKRAIFFSVCGEETFEIARALLAPEDVATVPYKTIMEQLKGHFSPQPSVVAHRNAFYAKRQAPGETITGFVTSLRQAARFCNFSKLENMLRDRLVGGLKDEKLQRRLYAKKDLTFQVALEEALATEAAERSTQEARPSLSSQPRVHHEDLTDDSGSDREEVHRV; from the coding sequence atggcaaccgacaacagcttctcgccgttcaacccagcatctggagactgggaagcgtacgcctcccgtttcaccttcctcctagaagccaaaggggtcaccgacgaagaagacgccaagaagagggcgatattcttcagcgtctgcggagaggagacgtttgaaatcgcccgggctctccttgcgcctgaagacgtcgctactgttccatacaaaacaataatggaacagctgaaggggcacttttcgccacagccctcagtggtggctcatcgaaatgccttctacgcaaagcggcaagcccctggggaaaccataactgggtttgtgacctctctccgccaagccgcccggttctgcaacttctcaaagctggagaacatgcttcgtgaccgcctcgtcggtggcctgaaggatgagaagctgcaacgacgcctctacgctaagaaggacctaacgttccaggtcgctctggaggaggccctggcaacggaagctgccgagaggtcgacgcaagaggcacggccgagcctgtcatcccaaccgagggtccaccacgaagacctcaccgacgactcaggatccgacagggaggaggtgcaccgagtatag